A part of Schistosoma mansoni strain Puerto Rico chromosome W, complete genome genomic DNA contains:
- a CDS encoding ethanolaminephosphotransferase 6: MVALVFLLAYWRSPTIFMKPLLFGWSTASIFKFTLFFSFYFVHIPITIWNIIRTCPNKQPWHRGLGLWGVIRPLIPVGLLLFSSYIWAYYSPSNLLETNTRTFLFCCGTIASNVTCRLIVAQLCHVPAPMHNKEVYLYSIITFVICFILPINKDTSVECIVLHLITSFVTLDHLHYGYQVVNEISSCLYIKVFSITHQQ, from the exons ATGGTTGCTCTGGTATTCCTACTAGCCTATTGGCGATCACCTACtatttttatgaaaccacttttaTTTGGTTGGTCAACTGCATCTATTTTCAAGTTCACACTCTTCT TTTCATTTTACTTTGTTCATATACCAATTACAATATGGAATATTATAAGAACTTGTCCGAATAAACAACCATGGCATCGTGGTCTTGGATTATGGGGTGTAATTAGGCCTCTTATACCTGTAGGACTACTTCTATTCAGCTCATATATATGGGCTTATTATTCACCATCAAATCTACTGGAAACAAATACACgtacatttttattttgttgtgGAACAATTGCTTCAAATGTCACA tGTCGTTTGATCGTCGCGCAGTTATGTCATGTCCCGGCGCCAATGCATAATAAAgaagtttatttatattcaataattacttTTGTTATATGTTTCATTCTCCCAATAAATAAAGATACGTCTGTTGAATGTATCGTCCTCCATTTGATAACGAGTTTCGTTACATTGGATCATCTTCATTATGGTTATCAAGTG GTAAATGAAATTTCATCATGTCTTTATATAAAAGTGTTCAGTATTACTcatcaacaataa
- a CDS encoding choline/ethanolaminephosphotransferase 1 produces the protein MHQLTDQMISGLKNYKYSCVDNSPFSTYVMHPFWNWLAKFYPVWLAPNLITFTGFLLTVTHYLLLCCYNPTFFSTVNVPTWVWLVTSFLVFIAHTLDGTDGKQARRTRSSSALGELFDHGCDSWVCLFLAGSMFSLLGNIYTVREMFMGQWVLFITFLLSHWEKYITGTLFLPWTFDTSQIVSNLYVFICLSI, from the exons ATGCACCAACTAACTGATCAAATGATATCTGGAttgaaaaattataaatactCGTGTGTGGATAATTCACCTTTTTCAACATATGTTATGCATCCCTTCTGGAATTGGTTGGCAAAA TTTTACCCTGTTTGGCTAGCTCCAAACCTCATAACATTCACTGGTTTCCTCCTAACTGTGACCCATTATCTTCTATTGTGCTGCTATAACCCCACTTTCTTCTCAACAGTCAATGTTCCTACTTGGGTTTGGCTTGTTACCTCTTTTCTTGTATTCATTGCTCATACTCTAG ATGGTACAGATGGAAAACAGGCTCGTCGAACTAGGTCATCATCGGCTCTTGGCGAATTATTTGACCACGGATGCGATTCGTGGGTGTGTCTTTTTCTTGCTGGATCAATGTTCTCATTGTTAGGTAATATTTATACTGTGAGAGAAATGTTTATGGGGCAATGGGTATTATTTATCACTTTTCTTCTATCCCATTGGGAAAAATACATTACGGGCACCTTATTTCTACCTTGGACGTTCGATACAAGTCAAATCGTAAGTAATCTATATGTTTTCATATGTTTATCTATTTAG